The following coding sequences are from one Lolium rigidum isolate FL_2022 chromosome 6, APGP_CSIRO_Lrig_0.1, whole genome shotgun sequence window:
- the LOC124668247 gene encoding acyl transferase 9-like produces MATPSFKVTRISEGPVKPVGETPDHTLPLAWVDRYPTHRGLVESMHIFRSGADAAPGVIREALGKALAYFYPLSGRIVEQPEKGCPAIRCTADGVYFAEAEAECSLEDVKFLERPLLLPKEDLVPYPAEDRWGVEPHNTIMMMQITKFTCGGFVMGLRFNHASADGMGAAQFVKAVGDMARGLPEPAVLPVWDREKFPNPSIKPGPLPELPVLALDYIVLDFPTGYIDGLKKQYKAHSGKFCSGFDVLTAKLWQCRTRALNLEPDATVKLCFFASVRHLLKLDAGYYGNSIFPVKMSGTSKQVLESSVMEVIDMIREAKQRMAVEFFQFAKEETQQDPFQMTFNYESVYVSDWSKLGFSDVDYGFGPPMFAGPLVNNDFIASVVILKAPLPLDGTRILASCVTKDHSDEFTRGMKEDLP; encoded by the exons ATGGCAACGCCGAGCTTCAAGGTGACCCGGATCTCGGAGGGCCCGGTGAAGCCGGTCGGGGAGACCCCCGACCACACCCTGCCGCTGGCGTGGGTGGACCGGTACCCGACCCACCGCGGCCTGGTGGAGTCGATGCACATCTTCCGCTCCGGCGCGGACGCGGCGCCCGGCGTGATCCGCGAGGCGCTGGGCAAGGCGCTGGCGTACTTCTACCCGCTCTCCGGGCGCATCGTGGAGCAGCCGGAGAAGGGGTGCCCGGCCATCCGGTGCACGGCGGACGGGGTGTActtcgcggaggcggaggcggagtgcAGCCTGGAGGACGTCAAGTTCCTGGAGCGCCCCCTGCTGCTCCCCAAGGAGGACCTCGTCCCCTACCCCGCCGAGGACCGCTGGGGCGTCGAGCCGCACAACACCATCATGATGATGCAG ATTACCAAGTTCACCTGCGGCGGGTTCGTGATGGGTCTGCGGTTCAACCACGCGTCGGCGGACGGCATGGGCGCGGCGCAGTTCGTCAAGGCCGTGGGCGACATGGCGCGGGGCCTCCCTGAGCCGGCCGTGTTGCCGGTGTGGGACAGGGAGAAGTTCCCGAACCCAAGCATCAAGCCAGGCCCGCTCCCGGAGCTCCCGGTGCTGGCGCTCGACTACATCGTGCTCGACTTCCCAACCGGCTACATCGACGGGCTCAAGAAGCAGTACAAGGCGCACAGCGGCAAATTCTGCTCCGGGTTCGACGTGCTCACCGCAAAGCTCTGGCAGTGCCGCACCCGGGCGCTCAACCTGGAGCCCGACGCCACGGTGAAGCTTTGCTTCTTCGCCAGCGTGCGCCACCTGCTGAAGCTGGACGCGGGGTACTACGGCAACTCAATCTTCCCCGTGAAGATGTCGGGCACCAGCAAGCAGGTGCTGGAGTCGTCGGTGATGGAGGTGATCGACATGATCCGCGAGGCCAAGCAGCGGATGGCCGTAGAGTTCTTCCAGTTCGCCAAGGAGGAGACGCAGCAGGACCCCTTCCAGATGACCTTCAACTACGAGTCCGTCTACGTCTCCGACTGGAGCAAGCTCGGCTTCTCTGACGTCGACTACGGCTTCGGACCGCCCATGTTCGCCGGCCCGCTCGTCAACAACGACTTCATCGCCTCCGTCGTCATCCTCAAGGCGCCGCTGCCGCTCGACGGCACCAGGATCCTCGCAAGCTGCGTCACCAAGGACCACTCCGACGAGTTCACCCGCGGCATGAAGGAGGACCTGCCCTGA